One genomic segment of Caldimonas brevitalea includes these proteins:
- a CDS encoding PEP-CTERM sorting domain-containing protein (PEP-CTERM proteins occur, often in large numbers, in the proteomes of bacteria that also encode an exosortase, a predicted intramembrane cysteine proteinase. The presence of a PEP-CTERM domain at a protein's C-terminus predicts cleavage within the sorting domain, followed by covalent anchoring to some some component of the (usually Gram-negative) cell surface. Many PEP-CTERM proteins exhibit an unusual sequence composition that includes large numbers of potential glycosylation sites. Expression of one such protein has been shown restore the ability of a bacterium to form floc, a type of biofilm.), translating into MKRTPFVQCWPLALLLLTGPADAAITVYRDVQTYLAAVGGLHQLITFEGGPTPGIQVPGDRFSSEMTFESCAKPGPNCWQSSPTVTWFDNAIASPAQGTQARAVTGALLPSGDVHPTTTSLALGIYGNTTGASIGISFFGEFFDAVRLNGETGFFGIVSDVAFDAFEVGLSGPHDEVPPFFINGVAFPSPSGAPTLDWPAAPVPEPSTNLLLIAGAMMLLILHRVRRAFFNDGKI; encoded by the coding sequence ATGAAAAGGACGCCATTCGTTCAATGCTGGCCCCTTGCGCTGTTGCTGTTGACTGGGCCGGCGGATGCCGCCATCACGGTCTACCGCGACGTCCAGACGTATCTTGCTGCAGTTGGCGGACTGCATCAGCTCATCACTTTTGAGGGAGGACCGACGCCGGGCATCCAGGTCCCCGGCGACCGCTTCAGCAGCGAGATGACGTTTGAAAGCTGTGCCAAGCCCGGCCCCAACTGCTGGCAATCCAGCCCAACGGTCACGTGGTTCGACAACGCCATCGCATCCCCGGCGCAAGGGACGCAGGCGAGAGCGGTCACTGGCGCCCTCCTACCGTCTGGCGATGTCCACCCCACTACGACCTCTCTAGCGCTCGGGATCTACGGCAACACCACAGGCGCCAGCATCGGCATCTCATTCTTCGGCGAGTTCTTCGATGCCGTCAGGCTCAACGGCGAGACCGGCTTCTTCGGCATCGTGAGCGATGTGGCATTCGATGCATTTGAGGTAGGACTGTCCGGCCCCCATGACGAGGTGCCGCCGTTTTTCATCAATGGGGTGGCATTCCCCTCGCCGTCCGGTGCCCCGACGCTGGACTGGCCAGCGGCGCCGGTTCCCGAGCCCAGCACCAACCTGCTGCTCATCGCCGGCGCCATGATGTTGCTGATCCTGCACCGCGTCAGGAGAGCGTTCTTCAACGACGGCAAGATCTGA
- a CDS encoding GNAT family N-acetyltransferase, protein MPPHIVPLQPDHRDAWERLARGYKDFYRTPTSDEEYEAAWQRLLQQRDVFGLGAVLDGQLVGLAHYLFHGSTWSPRVCYLQDLFTSPEARGQGVARMLIEAVADEARRHGAARYYWLTQEHNETARKLYDQVAKYNGFIRYDQTL, encoded by the coding sequence ATGCCGCCGCACATCGTCCCACTTCAACCGGACCACCGAGACGCCTGGGAGCGTCTGGCGCGAGGCTACAAAGACTTCTACCGGACGCCGACGTCCGACGAGGAGTACGAAGCGGCCTGGCAGCGGCTGCTGCAGCAGCGCGACGTCTTCGGTCTGGGGGCGGTCCTCGACGGGCAGCTCGTCGGCCTCGCGCACTATCTGTTCCACGGCAGCACCTGGTCGCCCCGCGTTTGCTATCTGCAGGATCTCTTCACCTCCCCCGAGGCTCGCGGGCAAGGGGTCGCGCGGATGTTGATCGAGGCCGTGGCCGATGAGGCCCGCCGGCACGGCGCGGCCCGTTACTACTGGCTCACGCAAGAGCACAACGAGACGGCCCGCAAGCTGTACGACCAGGTGGCGAAGTACAACGGGTTCATCCGCTACGACCAGACGCTGTAG
- a CDS encoding MFS transporter → MSQRALLAALAFVAFTSLGLPDGLLGVSWPSIHAAFALALDSLGLLVAATTAGYLTASFCSGMVLRVFPIGAVLALSTFGAAVALLGFAFTPSWWLMIALGFVAGLGGGAIDAGLNSYGARHFSPRTLNWLHAFFGLGTTIGPLIVTAVLDADRVWRLSYLIVGTAQMALAATFFLTRHRWVDVPETSDNPAPLPSAAPTLHTLRRPVVWLGMLMFFFYSGIELAAAQWSYSLLTLGRGVSETTAGFIVSLYWGSLMVGRIIFGFVANRVPLVKTLRLCIIGSIVGALLFWLNPTLLLGVAGLMMVGFFFAPIFASLISLTPQRVGHEHATSAIGFQVASAALGGATLTALAGVLADAYRLEVIGAAIFAAAVLLLFFYEAFMRAGNAAAPVRAPREPVP, encoded by the coding sequence ATGTCCCAGCGCGCCTTACTCGCAGCCCTTGCTTTTGTTGCTTTCACGAGCCTGGGGTTGCCGGATGGCCTGCTGGGTGTTTCGTGGCCCTCCATACACGCCGCCTTTGCGCTTGCGCTCGACAGCCTCGGCTTGCTCGTCGCGGCCACCACAGCCGGCTATCTCACCGCCAGCTTTTGCAGCGGCATGGTGCTGCGTGTGTTCCCTATCGGCGCAGTGCTGGCCCTTTCGACTTTTGGTGCGGCCGTCGCACTCCTAGGTTTCGCCTTCACGCCCTCCTGGTGGCTGATGATCGCGCTCGGCTTTGTGGCCGGTCTTGGCGGCGGTGCGATCGACGCCGGCCTCAATTCATACGGCGCCAGACACTTCAGTCCGCGGACGCTCAACTGGCTCCATGCCTTTTTCGGCCTGGGCACCACCATCGGGCCTCTTATCGTGACCGCAGTGCTCGACGCGGATCGGGTGTGGCGGTTGAGCTATCTGATCGTCGGAACGGCTCAAATGGCACTGGCGGCGACGTTCTTCCTGACCCGTCATCGCTGGGTCGACGTGCCAGAGACCAGTGACAACCCGGCACCTCTGCCTTCGGCCGCGCCCACCCTGCACACCTTGCGACGCCCGGTGGTGTGGCTGGGAATGCTGATGTTCTTCTTCTACAGCGGCATCGAGTTGGCAGCGGCCCAGTGGAGCTATTCCTTGCTAACGCTCGGCCGCGGCGTGTCAGAAACGACGGCCGGGTTCATCGTGAGCCTGTATTGGGGAAGCTTGATGGTGGGACGGATCATCTTCGGCTTTGTCGCGAACCGTGTCCCACTCGTGAAGACCTTGCGGCTGTGCATCATCGGCAGCATCGTCGGCGCCCTCCTCTTCTGGCTCAATCCCACCCTCCTGCTCGGTGTCGCTGGCCTGATGATGGTCGGATTCTTCTTCGCGCCGATATTCGCCTCGCTGATCAGCCTGACCCCGCAGCGGGTGGGCCACGAGCATGCCACCAGTGCCATAGGCTTCCAGGTGGCATCAGCCGCATTGGGGGGTGCCACGCTCACGGCTTTGGCAGGCGTGCTCGCCGACGCCTATCGGCTCGAGGTGATCGGAGCGGCGATTTTTGCCGCGGCCGTGCTGCTCCTGTTTTTCTATGAGGCCTTCATGCGCGCGGGGAACGCCGCGGCACCGGTGCGTGCCCCTCGCGAGCCGGTGCCGTGA
- a CDS encoding HEAT repeat domain-containing protein yields MNPDELTRRVQGDAKFAAAMAEQIMRGGKADPELRQFLAMTLAQAQPALLERSAEVLLRNADVHARQQAFDLLSSLPDPPKAVAAAARQALLTEGNPQALANALEALRASGGLASMRTDEAMVQQLRQYASSTDPQLRRESVAALIQADRTGAVEPVLRQALADTDPSVQVAAIGAAIDAGIRSPETKSQLLGLCFDPQADPQVRAEAMSALQSFRLTSDEAIRLAPLEQQLAAAAP; encoded by the coding sequence ATGAACCCGGACGAGCTGACGAGGCGCGTGCAAGGCGACGCGAAGTTTGCGGCGGCGATGGCCGAGCAGATCATGCGCGGCGGCAAGGCCGACCCGGAGCTGCGGCAGTTTCTGGCGATGACGCTGGCGCAAGCACAGCCCGCGCTGCTGGAGCGGTCTGCCGAGGTGCTGCTGCGCAACGCCGACGTTCACGCCCGACAGCAGGCGTTCGATCTGTTGTCGTCACTGCCTGATCCGCCCAAGGCTGTGGCGGCTGCAGCACGCCAAGCGCTGTTGACCGAGGGGAACCCGCAGGCCCTGGCCAACGCGCTCGAAGCATTGCGGGCCTCGGGAGGCCTGGCCTCGATGCGCACCGATGAAGCGATGGTGCAGCAGTTGCGGCAATACGCAAGCAGCACCGACCCCCAGCTTCGTCGCGAAAGTGTCGCGGCCTTGATTCAAGCCGACCGCACCGGCGCGGTAGAGCCGGTTCTGCGCCAGGCCTTGGCGGACACGGACCCTTCGGTGCAAGTGGCGGCGATCGGGGCTGCGATCGACGCCGGTATTCGGTCGCCCGAAACCAAGTCGCAGTTGCTTGGACTTTGCTTCGATCCACAGGCCGATCCGCAAGTCCGCGCCGAGGCCATGAGCGCATTGCAATCCTTCCGCCTGACCAGCGACGAAGCCATCCGCCTGGCGCCGCTGGAGCAGCAGTTGGCCGCAGCGGCGCCATAG